The following are from one region of the Gambusia affinis linkage group LG02, SWU_Gaff_1.0, whole genome shotgun sequence genome:
- the pkd1l2a gene encoding polycystic kidney disease protein 1-like 2, giving the protein MGKVSLTTYALVVFFFASSCHAELEEVISCSKHQTAFEGACYEFVGLQFSFLRAEGWCERGGGHLVFILNDETQQFLQTHLEPDKDWWLGLAPASPNLTLDVSPTEGSLAWLDGSDVSYSNWVNLPEARATCGYIVRDTGFQWTATENCTQELNFICQFDFGRTVACEGQNATLQCGSGQVLEIEDAFYGRKTVHYCRPHFTDLPTFSQEECSWINVLESVTAHCRGLQACQAPLDLNSLTEPCPLMRSYLSVEYRCKDGLRLLVTNLASVVDNVTITVKWLLHPFHGNLTCTVDAGDGHIIDPYNPEETESSIIHRFQQPGVFVVVVECTTSDWHVTAQKTITIQEPVGEFRVAKCYGSNVTTDGTKCNILYGSPLQLQLGLETGTSVSYTVHYNDSQIANFSVDSGITPHNITLEGTVLESLKHGCNNLTVAASNGVTPHSASTDIVLCLLEPVVGLQASVMAELDACPDSQNLTIGVSLERGAPVELRFDLTGFRDTLTETRNMLNNSLHNYTFSSPLEELFQVKVQAVNVLSTSQLEVDLMKILQACQNYQEGNTKEDSKIPGGLEITASPDKQVDRSQTIELNVIGAESLKSNGLIFEWQCRGNCSCRNATRGKSHIIENDCLPYPFEIVEYTLTVRQRTWFRKWVDVAQASKCISVAPINEFQDVAISCDNCDSLTMEEDAKLSLSCDTMCPDVVWFIQDPKPLTGDFSECYTKAGTSPPIEKQHGSTEYTVSSQYLKFSRSIQRNINVIAYGENVLGFAKYIIPPRGLETAAPTDAPDAPTCSISPHSGTVLDAFEITCQSTSLCSTGCIYCFKTNTGKHLRCSNTNVVKPIFLPLGDEKNNHVVSVVVTMKNQQTTATATVATQVLKSNSSTSIPSLQSAVEDTVDQLEHQGLLSGEAIGQVFTSVSDMLNSETGQDQKDAKAKLREQMLTKMTAVLQDRPSSTTREVQVTAEAVAGLTQISDELSPAAQEEAGSLLVNLSSSLKTMATKPSESGDEDILQAATPIVEAASNILNVSSNKKVSDFLLAGINNLQSALLNNKQLDAKPAVIDSGQISVYVNRISSDDMQMQHIYVQKKGSSSFSIPSLPAGLVSPGESVDIRMMSFEKNPFAWKEENITGTVASLSFTRLNSTVIPVENLPKEIEILLPRLDVGEQNSTVLDLANFSTLMIDIPSPEVTLVLKLEPSQDISFMVFLGYKVYPHEKSYVAKTQLPLQNVNEEEKFTWLLSPKDRTGGAGVHFLLVKPIVEPGIKSVNATVTVTSIAAQCKYWNETKSSWSEDGCRVGPLTTPLVTQCLCNHLTFFASSFFVMPNLVDVTRTAELFATFANNPVVVCFVGSIFAAYLLVVAWAHRKDIQDSTKVKITVLEDNDPLAEYRYMLTINTGHRHGASTSSQVTITLLGTEGESEPHHLTDPEKPVFERGGVDMFLLTTHFSLGDLQSIRLWHDNSGDHPSWYVNRVIVQDLETGQKWHFLCNSWLAVDMAECWLDKVFPVATESDLKRFSNLFFMKTAKDFQDGHIWFSVISRPSCSTFTRVQRVSCCFSLLLCTMLTSVMFWGIPTDPSEQTMDLGHIEFTWQQVMVGFQSSIIMFPINLLIVSIFRNTRPRDKAAKAEGLKQGNTVRVSPSQTSSPPTEIKHITADTVIKDIKRIAQSLSKAMKSPPPRFELHPGQQADINTLLSLVEDIIRQQNKMAGDFFSNISKADSMILSLGAVNLQENGSWGGPEKTFDEAQKKTNKSRYLYKQLRHIEKELRLLGPSRFPNTSSYNRAMQQVQGMKSHLEFLLDGDQLNRSPTPEESISSSAEKKSSQGGLPWWFVFVGWILVIATSAVSGYFTMMYGLTYGKDQSINWLISMVVSFFESLFITQPLKVLGFAAFFALVLKKVDQEEFGEPQIDEKLTHLDDPDVVQVARRDSTCSFYQPPPPTDIERMRKNLILEQKVFGLIREILAYMGFMWVLLLVAYGQRDPNAYFLSRHIRQSFSKGISNTMSIQDVFNWANSTLLSNLYGDYPGFITDGNSKLVGSARLRQVRVQKNSCRVAHIMQESVPDCHTPYSWESEDMGSYSPGWSLSVGDNTSLNPHSPWVYRSQSELRAFPIWGRVMLYRGGGFVINLGPDLQRSRRILRYLHNNTWLDVYTQAIFVEFTVYNANVNLFCIATLMLETTAIGAFQFRSELHGVRLYQSTGGLHVFVMASEIAYFLFIIYYMFIQGKLMRSQKWSYFKIKWNLLELAIIILSWGALSVFIKRTLLGRRDINFYQNNKHQFASFHEIAQADAVLGYLIAFLVLLATIKLWHLLRLNPKLHMITATLQRAWTDISGFLVVMTIMFLAYSIASNLMYGWKLYSYRTLLDAAQTIVSLQLGIFNYEEVLNYNPVLGAFLIGSCIVFMTFVVLNLFISVILVAFSQEQIHHKPSEEEEIVDLMLIKLCNMFGLKCQKKVVA; this is encoded by the exons ATGGGCAAAGTCTCTCTGACCACATACGCTTTGGTGGTCTTCTTCTTCGCCTCCAGCTGTCATGCTGAGTTGGAAGAAGTTATTTCATGTTCTAAACACCAGACAGCCTTTGAGGGAGCTTGCTATGAATTTGTGGGTTTGCAGTTTTCCTTTTTGAGAGCTGAGGGGTGGTGTGAGCGAGGTGGGGGACACCTGGTCTTCATCTTGAATGATGAAACGCAGCAGTTCCTCCAAACACACCTAGAGCCGGATAAGGATTGGTGGCTGGGGCTGGCACCTGCTTCTCCAAACCTCACACTGGATGTCTCTCCCACTGAAG gTTCTCTTGCATGGTTGGATGGTTCAGATGTCAGCTATAGTAACTGGGTAAACTTACCAGAGGCCCGGGCAACATGTGGATACATCGTGAGAGACACAGGATTCCAGTGGACGGCCACAGAAAATTGTACGCAGGAACTGAACTTCATCTGCCAATTTG attttgGAAGAACAGTTGCATGTGAAGGCCAAAATGCGACACTACAATGTGGTTCGGGCCAGGTTCTAGAGATTGAAGATGCCTTCTACGGGCGAAAAACTGTTCACTATTGCCGACCCCACTTCACAGATTTACCCACATTCTCCCAGGAGGAATGTAGCTGGATTAATGTTCTGGAATCAGTAACAG CTCATTGTCGTGGACTGCAGGCCTGCCAGGCTCCACTGGATCTGAACTCCTTGACTGAGCCGTGTCCCCTGATGCGAAGTTATCTCTCTGTAGAATACCGCTGCAAGGATG GACTTCGCTTATTGGTGACTAACCTGGCATCTGTTGTTGATAACGTCACCATCACTGTGAAGTGGCTGCTTCATCCATTTCACGGAAACTTAACTTGCACCGTGGATGCTGGAGACGGCCACATCATTGATCCATACAATCCAGAAGA GACAGAGTCCTCCATCATACACAGATTTCAGCAGCCTGGTGTGTTTGTCGTTGTGGTTGAGTGCACTACCAGTGACTGGCACGTCACAGCTCAGAAAACTATAACAATTCAGGAGCCTGTTGGAGAGTTCAGAGTGGCTAAGTGTTATGGCAGCAATGTGACAACAGATGGCACCAAATGCAACATACTATATGGCAGCCCTCTTCAGCTTCAGCTTGGGTTAGAAACAG GTACAAGTGTTTCCTACACAGTTCATTACAATGATAGTCAGATTGCAAATTTTTCAGTGGACTCGGGCATCACACCTCACAACATCACACTGGAGGGGACTGTATTGGAAAGCCTTAAGCATGGCTGCAACAATCTGACCGTAGCAGCATCTAACGGAGTCACACCTCACTCCGCGTCCACTGATATTGTGCTGTGCCTGCTGGAACCTGTAGTCGGCCTGCAGGCCTCAGTGATGGCAGAGTTGGATGCATGTCCAGACTCTCAGAATCTCACAATCGGTGTGTCATTGGAGCGAGGAGCCCCAGTGGAACTGCGTTTTGATCTCACTGGGTTTAGAGACACGCTGACTGAGACCAGAAACATGCTAAATAACAGCCTGCATAATTACACATTCTCAAGCCCACTGGAAG AGCTTTTTCAAGTGAAGGTCCAAGCTGTGAATGTCCTTTCAACTTCTCAGCTGGAAGTGGATTTAATGAAAATACTTCAAGCTTGCCAGAATTACCAAGAGGGAAATACA AAAGAAGACTCTAAAATCCCAGGTGGCTTGGAAATAACAGCTTCTCCTGATAAGCAGGTTGACCGCAGTCAGACCATTGAGCTGAATGTAATTGGTGCTGAATCGTTGAAGAGCAATGGACTGATATTTGAGTGGCAATGTC GAGGAAATTGCTCTTGCAGAAATGCAACAAGGGGTAAAAGTCACATTATTGAAAATGATTGCCTTCCCTATCCATTTGAAATTGTTGAATACACTTTGACTGTAAGGCAAAGAACATGGTTTAGGAAATGGGTGGATGTTGCCCAAGCATCTAAATGCATCAGCGTTGCTCCTATAAATGAATTTCAAGACGTTGCAATCAG TTGTGATAACTGTGATTCCTTAACCATGGAAGAAGATGCAAAGCTAAGTCTCAGCTGTGATACTATGTGCCCAGATGTAGTTTGGTTTATTCAAGATCCCAAACCATTAACG ggTGATTTCAGTGAATGTTACACCAAAGCAGGAACAAGCCCTCCCATTGAAAAACAACACGGCAGCACTGAATACACAGTTTCCAGCCAATATCTAAAATTTTCGAGGAGCATACAGCGCAACATCAACGTGATTGCttatg gtgaGAACGTCCTTGGTTTTGCCAAGTACATTATTCCACCACGAGGTCTGGAAACAGCAGCGCCTACTGATGCTCCTGATGCCCCTACATGCAGCATCTCTCCACACTCAGGAACTGTGCTTGATGCTTTTGAAATTACCTGCCAGTCGACATCTCTCTGCTCCACAGGctgtatttattgtttcaagACAAACACAG GCAAACATTTGCGTTGCAGTAATACCAACGTGGTAAAACCAATCTTCTTGCCTCTGGGAGATGAGAAGAACAATCACGTTGTGTCTGTAGTTGTGACAATGAAAAATCAACAGACAACAGCTACTGCAACTGTTGCAACTcag GTATTGAAAAGTAACTCCAGTACCTCCATACCATCTCTGCAGTCTGCAGTGGAAGACACTGTAGATCAGCTGGAGCATCAGGGTCTGCTCTCTGGTGAGGCAATCGGACAGGTATTCACTTCTGTTTCGGACATGCTGAATTCAGAGACTGGGCAAGATCAGAAGGATGCAAAAGCAAAG CTCCGTGAGCAAATGTTGACCAAGATGACAGCAGTTCTGCAGGACAGGCCCAGCAGCACGACTCGGGAAGTTCAAGTGACGGCCGAGGCTGTGGCTGGATTAACACAGATATCAGATGAGCTGAGTCCTGCTGCTCAA GAAGAAGCTGGTTCATTGTTGGTTAACCTCAGCTCCTCCCTCAAGACAATGGCCACCAAGCCATCTGAAAGTGGAGATGAAGATATTTTACAGGCAGCTACACCAATAGTTGAAGCAGCTAGTAATATTCTGAATGTTTCATCAAAT aaaaaagtttcagattttcttctggcTGGGATCAACAATCTTCAGAGTGCTTTGCTGAATAACAAGCAGCTGGATGCAAAGCCTGCGGTCATTGATTCTGGTCAGATCAGTGTGTATGTCAACAG GATATCCTCGGACGACATGCAGATGCAGCACATATATGTCCAGAAGAAAGGCTCCTCCAGCTTTTCCATTCCCTCACTACCAGCTGGACTTGTCTCTCCAGGGGAGTCAGTAGACATCAGA ATGATGAGCTTTGAGAAAAACCCATTCGCTTGGAAGGAGGAAAACATCACAGGAACTGTGGCATCGCTGTCTTTCACCAGACTGAACAGCACAGTCATACCTGTTGAAAACCTGCCGAAGGAAATAGAG ATTCTTCTGCCCAGGCTTGACGTTGGAGAGCAGAACAGCACGGTCCTTGACCTTGCCAATTTCAGCACATTAATGATTGACATACCATCACCAGAGGTGACCCTGGTGCTAAAACTGGAGCCATCTCAAGACATATCCTTCATGGTTTTCCTTGGATATAAAGTTTACCCACATGAGAAGAGTTATGTGGCCAAGACTCAACTCCCACTTCAGAATGTAAATGAAG AGGAAAAATTTACGTGGCTGCTGAGTCCCAAGGACCGAACAGGAGGAGCTGGAGTTCATTTCCTTCTTGTAAAGCCGATTGTTGAGCCTGGCATCAAATCCGTCAATGCTACAGTTACTGTAACTTCCATTGCTGCTCAGTGCAAATACTGGAATGAAACCAAGTCCTCGTGGAGTGAAGATGGCTGCAGG GTCGGCCCACTCACCACTCCGCTGGTCACTCAGTGCCTCTGTAACCACTTAACATTCTTCGCCAGCTCTTTCTTTGTCATGCCCAACCTGGTGGATGTTACCCGCACTGCCGAACTCTTTGCTACATTTGCTAATAATCCGGTAGTGGTGTGCTTTGTGGGTTCCATTTTTGCTGCTTATCTACTGGTGGTGGCATGGGCACACAGGAAAGACATCCAGGACTCCACCAAG GTCAAAATAACAGTTCTTGAGGACAACGACCCTCTGGCAGAATATCGCTACATGCTTACTATTAACACAGGGCATCGTCACGGTGCATCAACTTCCTCTCAG GTTACCATAACTCTACTGGGAACAGAGGGAGAAAGTGAACCCCACCACCTGACAGACCCTGAAAAGCCTGTGTTTGAGAGGGGCGGGGTGGACATGTTTCTGTTGACCACACACTTTTCTCTTGGAGATCTGCAGAGCATAAGACTCTGGCACGACAATTCAGGGGACCACCCTTCTTG GTATGTGAATAGAGTGATTGTGCAGGATCTGGAAACCGGTCAGAAATGGCACTTTCTCTGCAACTCCTGGCTTGCTGTAGACATGGCTGAGTGCTGGCTTGACAAGGTCTTTCCTGTCGCAACAGAGTCAGATTTGAAGAGGTTTAG taacttattttttatgaagACAGCCAAGGATTTTCAAGATGGGCACATCTGGTTCTCGGTCATTAGCCGGCCATCCTGCAGCACATTCACACGTGTGCAGCGAGTGTCGTGTTGTTTTTCCCTTCTGCTCTGCACCATGCTGACGAGCGTCATGTTTTGGGGCATCCCCACAGACCCGTCTGAACAGACCATGGACTTAG GTCACATTGAGTTCACCTGGCAGCAGGTTATGGTTGGATTTCAAAGTTCCATCATCATGTTCCCCATCAATCTGCTTATCGTCAGCATCTTCAGAAATACTCGCCCGCGAGACAAAGCTGCCAAGGCAGAAGGATTAAAACAGGGCAACACAGTTAGAGTTTCTCCCTCACAGACTTCATCTCCTCCCACAGAGATCAAGCACATCACTGCAGACACTGTGATCAAG GACATAAAGAGAATTGCACAGTCGCTCTCAAAGGCCATGAAGAGTCCACCGCCACGTTTTGAGCTCCATCCAGGTCAGCAGGCAGACATAAACACACTGCTGTCTCTGGTGGAGGACATCATTAGACAGCAGAACAAAATGGCTGGagatttcttttcaaacatttccaagGCAGACAGCATGATCTTGAGTTTGGGTGCTGTGAATCTACAAG AAAACGGATCGTGGGGGGGCCCAGAAAAGACTTTTGATGAAGCTCAAAAGAAGACCAACAAAAGCCGATACTTGTACAAGCAGCTGCGTCATATCGAGAAGGAGCTTCGTCTACTCGGACCTTCTCGTTTTCCAAACACCAGCAGCTACAACAGGGCCATGCAGCAAGTCCAAGGAATGAAGAGTCACTTGGAGTTCCTGCTGGATGGAGATCAGCTGAACCGCAGCCCTACTCCTGAAGAAAGCATCAGCAGCAGCGCTGAAAAGAAGAGCAGTCAGGGAGGGCTGCCATggtggtttgtgtttgttgggtGGATTTTGGTCATTGCAACCAGTGCTGTGTCAGGATACTTCACTATGATGTATGGGCTGACTTATGGGAAGGACCAGTCTATAAACTGGCTTATTTCCATGGTGGTGTCCTTCTTTGAGAGTCTCTTTATCACCCAGCCTCTAAAG GTTCTTGGTTTTGCTGCTTTCTTTGCTCTTGTTCTGAAGAAAGTTGACCAGGAAGAATTTGGAGAACCTCAGATAGACGAGAAGCTCACTCATCTAG ACGATCCTGATGTAGTGCAAGTAGCTAGAAGAGACAGCACATGTAGTTTCTACCAGCCACCACCTCCTACTGACATCGAGAGGATGAGGAAAAACTTAATTCTGGAGCAGAAAGTTTTTGGCCTCATCAGGGAGATTCTTG CTTACATGGGATTCATGTGGGTGTTGCTCCTGGTGGCATATGGTCAGAGGGATCCTAACGCTTATTTTCTGAGCCGACACATTCGACAAAGCTTCAGCAAAGGAATCTCCAACACCATGAGCATTCAGGACGTGTTCAACTGGGCAAACTCTACCTTACTGAGCAACCTTTACGGAGATTACCCAG GTTTTATTACGGATGGAAACTCAAAGCTGGTGGGTAGCGCTCGTCTCCGCCAGGTGAGAGTGCAGAAAAACTCATGTCGCGTTGCCCACATCATGCAGGAGTCTGTCCCAGACTGTCACACTCCTTATTCCTGGGAGTCAGAGGACATGGGCTCCTATAGCCCAGGTTGGAGTCTGTCTGTAGGAGACAACACATCACTGAACCCCCACAGCCCATGGGTGTACCGATCTCAGAGTGAGCTGAGGGCATTTCCCATCTGGGGCAGGGTCATGCTTTACAGAGGAGGTGGCTTTGTCATCAATCTGGGGCCAGACTTACAGAGGTCAAGAag AATCCTCAGGTACCTCCATAACAACACCTGGTTGGATGTGTACACCCAAGCCATCTTTGTTGAGTTCACTGTGTACAACGCAAATGTGAACCTCTTTTGCATTGCTACGCTGATGCTGGAAACCACAGCTATTG GAGCTTTCCAGTTCCGCAGTGAGCTTCACGGTGTTCGTCTTTACCAGTCAACTGGTGGCCTCCACGTCTTCGTCATGGCCTCTGAAATTGCTTATTTTCTCTTCATTATCTACTATATGTTCATTCAG GGGAAGCTAATGAGGAGCCAGAAgtggtcttatttcaagataaaGTGGAACCTGTTGGAGTTGGCGATAATAATCCTCAGCTGGGGTGCACTGTCTGTCTTCATCAAGAGAACTTTACTGGGAAGGAGGGATATAAATTTTTATCAGAACAACAAACACCA ATTTGCCAGTTTCCATGAGATAGCCCAGGCAGATGCAGTGCTTGGGTATCTGATTGcctttctggttctgctggctACAATCAAACTGTGGCACCTGCTGAGACTCAACCCGAAGCTGCACATGATCACGGCCACACTGCAGCGAGCTTGGACTGATATTTCAGGCTTCCTGGTGGTCATGACCATAATGTTCTTGGCTTACTCCATTGCC tcCAACCTGATGTATGGGTGGAAGCTTTACTCTTATAGGACTCTGCTTGATGCTGCACAAACTATTGTCAGCTTGCAGCTTGGTATTTTCAACTATGAAGAG GTTCTGAACTACAATCCAGTCCTCGGGGCTTTCCTTATTGGTTCCTGTATTGTGTTCATGACTTTCGTGGTGCTGAACCTCTTCATCTCTGTTATTCTTGTGGCATTCAGTCAAGAACAGATACATCATAAG CCATCAGAAGAAGAGGAGATTGTTGACCTGATGTTGATCAAACTCTGCAATATGTTCGGACTCAAATGTCAGAAGAAAGTGGTCGCCTAA